In Streptomyces sp. NBC_00414, a single window of DNA contains:
- a CDS encoding sigma-70 family RNA polymerase sigma factor: MSAPRRVLLEEPLTDAEVARGLVGGDESCLAAAHDRWSPLVHTLARRALGDDREAEDVTQQVFLGIWRGRHGYRPERGAIVGWIVGITKRKIADALAARTRRAELVASAGAVLVLADPGQERPESVLDRVLVGREMAKLPSTQQRVLRLAFYEDLTQTQIARRTGMPLGTVKSHARRGLHQLRHGLRREAGG, translated from the coding sequence ATGTCCGCGCCCCGGCGGGTGCTGCTGGAGGAGCCGCTCACCGACGCGGAGGTGGCCCGGGGCCTGGTGGGCGGCGACGAGTCCTGTCTCGCCGCCGCCCACGACCGGTGGTCGCCCCTGGTGCACACGCTCGCCCGGCGTGCGCTGGGTGACGACAGGGAGGCGGAGGACGTCACCCAGCAGGTCTTCCTGGGCATCTGGCGCGGCCGTCACGGCTACCGGCCCGAGCGGGGCGCGATCGTCGGCTGGATCGTCGGAATCACCAAGCGCAAGATCGCCGACGCCCTCGCGGCCCGGACCCGACGCGCCGAACTCGTCGCCTCGGCGGGGGCCGTCCTGGTGCTGGCCGATCCCGGGCAGGAGCGGCCCGAGTCCGTGCTCGACCGGGTGCTGGTGGGACGCGAGATGGCCAAGCTGCCCAGCACCCAGCAGCGGGTTCTGCGCCTCGCCTTCTACGAGGACCTCACCCAGACGCAGATCGCCCGGCGCACCGGTATGCCGCTGGGGACCGTCAAGAGCCACGCCCGCCGCGGGCTGCACCAGTTGCGGCACGGGCTGCGCCGCGAAGCGGGCGGCTGA
- a CDS encoding SDR family oxidoreductase, translating to MSGDIAGAGLRCLVTGATGYIGGRLVPELLAEGHRVRCVARTPGALRDHPWAGDAEVVRGDVTDADSVAAAMRDIDVAYYLVHAMGTGKGFERTDREAARIFGEQARAAGVRRIVYLGGLTPAGVPDRELSAHLRSRAEVGRILLDSGVPTTVLRAAVIIGSGSASFEMLRYLTERLPVMVTPNWVHTRIQPIAVRDVLRTLVGSARMPDDVSRAFDIGGPETLTYREMMVRYAAVAGLPRRLILPVPILTPTLSSHWIGLVTPVPRSIARPLTESLRHEVVCHEHDIARYVPDLPGRPIPFDEAVGLALQRIQDAQVTTRWSSASVPGAPSDPLPTDPDWAGGSLYTDRRERVVDASPEALWRVIEGIGGDNGWYSFPLAWAARGLLDRLVGGVGLRRGRRDAAHLRVGDSLDFWRVEEIEPGRLLRLRAEMRLPGLAWLEMYADTDDDGRVRYRQRALFHPHGLLGHAYWWSVSPFHALVFGGMARNIALTAARTGPATAVPTRTSAG from the coding sequence ATGAGCGGTGACATCGCCGGAGCCGGGCTGCGCTGCCTGGTGACGGGCGCGACGGGGTACATCGGAGGCCGCCTGGTCCCGGAGCTCCTCGCCGAGGGACACCGTGTGCGCTGCGTGGCCCGCACCCCCGGCGCGCTCCGGGACCATCCGTGGGCGGGTGACGCCGAGGTCGTGCGCGGTGACGTCACGGACGCCGACTCGGTCGCCGCCGCGATGCGGGACATCGATGTCGCGTACTACCTGGTGCACGCGATGGGCACGGGCAAGGGCTTCGAGAGGACCGACCGCGAAGCGGCGCGGATCTTCGGGGAACAGGCCCGCGCGGCGGGCGTGCGCCGGATCGTCTATCTGGGCGGGCTCACCCCCGCCGGGGTGCCGGACCGGGAACTGTCGGCGCATCTGCGCTCCCGTGCCGAGGTCGGCCGCATCCTGCTGGACTCCGGTGTCCCGACGACCGTGCTGCGGGCGGCGGTCATCATCGGTTCGGGCTCGGCCTCCTTCGAGATGCTGCGGTACCTCACCGAGCGGCTGCCGGTCATGGTCACCCCCAACTGGGTCCACACACGGATCCAGCCGATCGCCGTACGGGACGTCCTGCGCACCCTCGTGGGCAGCGCGCGGATGCCGGACGACGTCAGCAGGGCCTTCGACATCGGCGGCCCGGAGACCCTGACGTACCGGGAGATGATGGTGAGGTACGCGGCCGTGGCGGGCCTGCCCCGGCGGCTGATCCTGCCCGTGCCCATCCTGACGCCGACGCTCTCCAGCCACTGGATCGGCCTGGTGACACCCGTACCGCGGTCCATCGCGCGCCCGCTGACCGAGTCGCTGCGCCACGAGGTCGTCTGCCACGAGCACGACATCGCCCGGTACGTGCCCGACCTGCCGGGCCGACCGATCCCCTTCGACGAGGCGGTGGGCCTCGCCCTGCAACGCATCCAGGACGCTCAGGTCACCACCCGCTGGTCGTCCGCCTCGGTGCCCGGCGCCCCCAGCGACCCGCTGCCCACGGACCCCGACTGGGCGGGCGGCAGCCTCTACACGGACCGGCGCGAACGCGTCGTCGACGCCTCGCCCGAGGCCCTGTGGCGGGTGATCGAGGGCATCGGCGGCGACAACGGCTGGTACTCCTTCCCGCTCGCGTGGGCGGCGCGCGGCCTCCTCGACCGGCTGGTCGGCGGCGTGGGCCTGCGCCGCGGGCGCCGCGACGCCGCACATCTGCGGGTCGGCGACTCGCTCGACTTCTGGCGTGTGGAGGAGATCGAACCGGGCCGGCTGCTGCGACTGCGGGCCGAGATGCGTCTGCCGGGCCTGGCCTGGCTGGAGATGTACGCCGACACCGACGACGACGGCCGGGTCCGCTACCGCCAGCGCGCCCTCTTCCACCCGCACGGGCTGCTCGGCCACGCCTACTGGTGGAGCGTGTCGCCGTTCCACGCGCTCGTCTTCGGCGGCATGGCCCGCAACATCGCGCTCACCGCCGCCAGGACGGGCCCCGCGACGGCGGTGCCGACACGCACATCCGCGGGTTGA
- a CDS encoding sigma-70 family RNA polymerase sigma factor, with the protein MKEAVHIGKNPSAEPDLQDLMGSVALGDQQAFAGLYDVVAGPVIGVVRRVLRDQAQSEEVAQEVLVEVWRSAARYRHDRGSVINWVLTLAHQRAVDRVRSVEASAAREHKAALLDHSPEYDEVTEQVEARLEREQVRRCLRTLTELQRESVTLAYYRGMTYREVAESLALPLGTVKTRLRDGLIRLRDCLGVAA; encoded by the coding sequence GTGAAAGAAGCCGTGCACATCGGCAAGAACCCCTCGGCCGAACCGGACCTGCAGGATCTGATGGGCAGTGTCGCCCTCGGTGACCAGCAGGCCTTCGCCGGGCTCTACGACGTCGTGGCGGGCCCCGTCATCGGCGTCGTGCGCAGGGTGCTGCGCGATCAGGCCCAGTCGGAGGAAGTGGCCCAGGAAGTACTGGTCGAGGTGTGGCGGTCCGCCGCCCGCTACCGGCACGACCGCGGCTCGGTGATCAACTGGGTGCTCACACTCGCCCATCAGCGTGCCGTCGACCGGGTCCGCTCGGTCGAGGCCTCCGCCGCGCGTGAGCACAAGGCGGCCCTGCTCGACCACTCCCCCGAGTACGACGAGGTGACGGAACAGGTGGAAGCCCGGCTGGAACGCGAACAGGTTCGACGCTGTCTGCGCACCCTGACGGAACTGCAGCGTGAGTCCGTGACGCTGGCGTACTACCGCGGCATGACCTACCGCGAGGTGGCCGAGTCGCTCGCGCTGCCTCTCGGTACGGTCAAGACCCGGCTGCGCGACGGCCTCATCCGCCTGCGTGACTGCCTGGGGGTGGCCGCATGA
- a CDS encoding anti-sigma factor, producing MSGTVDLHTLTGAYALHALSDDERGEFERHAADCEACAQEALELSETAARLALAVSVIPPAALKGRVMGRITTVRQESPRVVSPARPLGGSVRARRLSRWALAACLAAVAAFGGTTVWQYDRAQDAHEQAQRSERRSDAIAAVLAASDARTRTAELADGARGTVVVSKRRDEAVFIASGMASPPSGKVYQLWFNDAGTMRSAGLMDSHRTAEAVLLEGAVDRASGMGITVEPAGGSAEPTSDPVALLTFPA from the coding sequence ATGAGCGGCACGGTCGACCTGCACACGCTGACGGGCGCGTACGCACTGCACGCGCTCTCCGACGACGAGCGGGGCGAGTTCGAACGGCACGCCGCGGACTGTGAGGCCTGTGCGCAGGAGGCTCTCGAACTGAGCGAGACCGCGGCCCGGCTCGCTCTGGCGGTCTCCGTGATCCCGCCCGCCGCGCTCAAGGGCCGGGTCATGGGGCGGATCACGACGGTCCGCCAGGAGAGCCCGCGGGTCGTGTCCCCGGCGCGGCCCCTGGGCGGCAGCGTCCGTGCCCGCAGGCTGTCCCGGTGGGCGCTCGCCGCCTGTCTCGCCGCAGTGGCCGCGTTCGGTGGCACGACGGTCTGGCAGTACGACCGGGCGCAGGACGCCCATGAGCAGGCGCAGCGGTCGGAGCGGCGCTCGGACGCGATCGCGGCGGTACTGGCCGCCTCCGACGCGAGGACCCGCACCGCCGAGCTGGCGGACGGGGCCCGTGGCACGGTCGTGGTGTCCAAGCGCCGTGACGAGGCGGTCTTCATCGCCTCGGGCATGGCGAGCCCGCCGAGCGGCAAGGTCTACCAGCTGTGGTTCAACGACGCGGGCACCATGCGGTCCGCCGGGCTGATGGACTCCCACCGGACGGCCGAGGCTGTCCTCCTGGAGGGCGCCGTTGACCGGGCCTCCGGCATGGGCATCACCGTGGAACCGGCCGGTGGCTCGGCCGAACCGACCTCCGATCCCGTGGCCCTGCTGACCTTCCCCGCCTGA
- a CDS encoding DUF1295 domain-containing protein: MSGFPWAAFAQNLAFAAAAALTVMLVTFAVAVRKGMHRVVDVAWGIGFTGVALVSFLASAGEGDEGRRLLVTVLTAVWGLRLAAHIAWRGRGHGEDPRYDAMLAKAPGSRDLYALRMVYLLQGALVWLVSLPVQAAQYVSGPLSGLVWAGVALWAVGMFFETVGDHQLARFKADSANRGRIMDRGLWSWTRHPNYFGDFCVWWGLFLLACDSGAAAAVTVLSPLVMSYLLMNGSGKPMLERHMSERPGFAEYRDRTSGFFPRPPKRPRSSG; the protein is encoded by the coding sequence ATGAGCGGCTTCCCCTGGGCGGCCTTCGCCCAGAACCTCGCATTCGCGGCCGCCGCCGCGCTGACCGTCATGCTCGTCACCTTCGCCGTCGCCGTCCGCAAGGGCATGCACCGCGTCGTGGACGTCGCCTGGGGGATCGGGTTCACCGGCGTCGCCCTCGTGTCCTTCCTCGCGTCCGCCGGTGAGGGGGACGAAGGGCGACGCCTGCTGGTCACCGTACTGACGGCGGTCTGGGGGCTGCGGCTGGCCGCGCACATCGCGTGGCGCGGCCGGGGACACGGTGAGGACCCGCGCTACGACGCGATGCTCGCCAAGGCCCCCGGCAGCCGCGACCTCTACGCGCTGCGCATGGTCTACCTCTTGCAGGGGGCCCTCGTGTGGCTCGTGTCGCTGCCCGTCCAGGCCGCGCAGTACGTGTCCGGTCCCCTGAGCGGACTCGTGTGGGCCGGGGTCGCGCTGTGGGCGGTCGGGATGTTCTTCGAGACGGTCGGTGACCACCAGCTCGCCCGCTTCAAGGCGGACTCCGCGAACCGGGGCCGGATCATGGACCGCGGTCTGTGGAGCTGGACCCGGCACCCCAACTACTTCGGCGACTTCTGCGTCTGGTGGGGCCTGTTCCTGCTGGCCTGCGACTCCGGCGCGGCTGCCGCGGTGACCGTGCTGTCTCCGCTCGTGATGAGCTACCTGCTCATGAACGGCAGCGGAAAGCCCATGCTGGAGCGGCACATGTCGGAGCGTCCGGGATTCGCCGAGTACCGGGACAGGACCAGCGGGTTCTTCCCGCGACCGCCGAAGCGGCCGAGGTCGAGCGGCTGA
- a CDS encoding DUF1365 domain-containing protein, whose amino-acid sequence MTPALASAPALYPSTVTHVRTAPTRYTLRHRTYLWLIDPDRPPELPWYLRPLARFDARDHFGGGAPTIREGLDRFLASRGVHLDGGPVSMLAHARVLGHVFNPLSLYWCHDPQGELRCVVAEVHNTYGERHSYLLTPDEAGVARTDKEFYVSPFFPVDGAYRMRLPAPDGRLDLSVRLERDGGRPFTATVHGTRRPATAGALVREALRHPWSTAAVSAAIRVHGVRLFLRGLPVQPRPRHRSQESAE is encoded by the coding sequence GTGACCCCCGCCCTGGCTTCCGCTCCCGCCCTGTACCCGTCCACGGTCACCCACGTCCGTACCGCGCCGACCCGGTACACCCTGCGCCACCGCACCTACCTGTGGCTCATCGACCCCGACCGGCCGCCGGAACTGCCGTGGTATCTGCGCCCGTTGGCCAGATTCGACGCCCGCGACCACTTCGGCGGCGGCGCGCCGACCATCCGCGAGGGCCTGGACCGCTTCCTCGCCTCGCGCGGCGTCCATCTCGACGGCGGACCGGTGTCGATGCTCGCCCACGCCCGCGTGTTGGGCCACGTCTTCAACCCGCTCAGCCTCTACTGGTGCCACGACCCCCAGGGCGAACTGCGCTGTGTCGTCGCCGAGGTCCACAACACCTACGGGGAGCGGCACAGTTATCTGCTGACCCCGGACGAGGCCGGCGTGGCGCGCACCGACAAGGAGTTCTACGTCTCGCCGTTCTTCCCCGTCGACGGCGCCTACCGCATGCGCCTGCCCGCGCCGGACGGCCGCCTCGACCTGAGCGTGCGGCTGGAGCGCGACGGCGGCCGGCCGTTCACCGCGACCGTCCACGGCACCCGCCGCCCCGCCACCGCGGGCGCGCTGGTGCGCGAGGCACTGCGCCACCCGTGGTCAACCGCGGCCGTCTCGGCCGCCATCCGCGTCCACGGCGTACGCCTTTTCCTGCGGGGACTGCCCGTCCAGCCCCGCCCCCGTCACCGATCCCAGGAGAGTGCCGAATGA
- a CDS encoding MerR family transcriptional regulator, with translation MDEPRGKPAPEPTSESTGEPVGTGITTGGLARRLGVSPTTLRSWDRRYGLGPAVRADGRHRRWTPQDVAVLEAMCRLTSAGVPPAEAARAARAGATGTMAATDGARAATSGRSENDRALSGNDRALTADDRVLTVADRSLTVAGLSPAAGPAAAPPSSDDRTSGSGRRSQAAGTLPLGDVRQECRGLARAAVRLDAPAVDGQLASAVERYGLAVAWEEVMVPTLHAVGRKWASSGDRYVEVEHLLSWHISTALRRVTPVLRTVVSDTTPGPVVLACVPGEQHTLPLEALNAGLTEHGMPTRMFGAAVPAEALTAAVRRLGPASVVLWAQARSTASLPLARHVAATQWGVRGARRHPMVVLGGPGWAGRSAQGMLRPPSLKEALSVITARQGSGLPGPVG, from the coding sequence ATGGATGAGCCGAGGGGGAAACCCGCGCCGGAACCGACGTCCGAATCGACGGGTGAGCCGGTCGGTACGGGGATCACGACCGGGGGCCTGGCCCGCCGGCTCGGGGTCTCGCCGACCACGCTGCGCTCGTGGGACCGCCGGTACGGATTGGGCCCCGCGGTCCGTGCGGACGGGCGGCACCGCCGCTGGACCCCCCAGGACGTGGCGGTGCTGGAGGCGATGTGCCGCCTCACCTCGGCCGGAGTGCCACCCGCCGAGGCGGCACGCGCCGCCAGAGCGGGAGCCACCGGAACGATGGCCGCCACTGACGGAGCCCGTGCGGCCACTTCAGGCCGGTCGGAGAACGACCGGGCCCTCAGTGGGAACGACCGGGCCCTCACGGCGGACGATCGGGTCCTCACGGTGGCCGACCGGTCCCTCACGGTGGCAGGCCTGTCACCGGCGGCGGGGCCCGCTGCCGCGCCGCCCTCGTCCGACGACCGGACGTCCGGGAGCGGCCGGCGCTCGCAGGCGGCGGGGACTCTGCCCCTCGGCGATGTGCGCCAGGAATGCCGTGGACTGGCCAGGGCGGCCGTGCGGCTCGACGCCCCGGCCGTGGACGGCCAGCTGGCCTCGGCCGTCGAGCGGTACGGCCTCGCCGTCGCCTGGGAGGAGGTGATGGTGCCGACCCTGCACGCCGTCGGGCGCAAGTGGGCGTCGTCCGGTGACCGCTATGTCGAGGTCGAGCACCTGCTGTCCTGGCACATCTCCACCGCGCTCCGCCGTGTCACCCCGGTCTTGCGGACGGTCGTGTCGGACACCACGCCGGGGCCCGTGGTCCTGGCCTGCGTGCCGGGTGAGCAGCACACCCTGCCGCTGGAGGCGCTCAACGCCGGGCTCACGGAACACGGCATGCCCACCCGGATGTTCGGCGCGGCGGTGCCGGCGGAAGCGCTCACCGCGGCGGTACGCCGCCTGGGACCCGCGTCGGTCGTCCTGTGGGCCCAGGCACGCTCCACGGCGAGCCTCCCCCTGGCCCGGCACGTCGCCGCCACCCAGTGGGGCGTGCGGGGCGCGCGCAGGCATCCGATGGTCGTCCTCGGCGGCCCCGGGTGGGCGGGCCGTTCGGCCCAGGGCATGCTCCGGCCGCCGAGCCTGAAGGAGGCCCTGTCCGTCATCACGGCCCGCCAGGGGAGCGGCCTACCGGGGCCGGTGGGCTGA
- a CDS encoding cyclopropane-fatty-acyl-phospholipid synthase family protein gives MSTARPARTGAAHRLAALAEDALGGRLPVRLRAWDGSETGPAGTPVIVVRSRRALRRLLWQPGELGLAQAYVTGELDVEGDLAQGLRTLWGAARERGADTPRFTPADRVRAAGTALRLGAVGPRPATPASQARLRGGLHSKARDRAAISHHYDLSNDFYRLLLDDTMAYSCGYWTDDEADFTDADAQRAKLELICRKLDLVPGARLLDIGCGWGSLTLYAAEQHKAQVTAVTLAREQAEYIREQVRERGLEHQVDVVCQDYRDITGGAYDAVATVEMGEHVGDAEYPAFAAALHRLVRPRGRVLVQQMSRGTNAPGGGEFIEAYIAPDMHMRPMGQTVGLLEDAGLEVRSVESMREHYVRTIEGWHRTLEEHWDDFVRLVGEETARVWRLYLVGGALAFEEGRMGVDQILGIRPAPGGDSGMPPSQRSWYTALDGR, from the coding sequence ATGAGTACCGCCCGCCCCGCCCGAACCGGGGCCGCCCACCGGCTCGCCGCGCTGGCCGAGGACGCGCTCGGCGGCCGGCTGCCGGTCCGGCTGCGCGCCTGGGACGGCAGCGAGACCGGCCCCGCCGGCACCCCCGTGATCGTCGTACGTTCACGGCGCGCCCTGCGCCGGCTGCTGTGGCAGCCCGGTGAACTGGGCCTGGCCCAGGCCTACGTCACCGGCGAACTCGATGTCGAGGGCGACCTCGCCCAGGGCCTGCGGACCCTGTGGGGAGCCGCACGCGAACGAGGCGCGGACACTCCCCGGTTCACCCCCGCCGACCGCGTCCGGGCGGCCGGGACCGCCCTGCGGCTGGGAGCCGTCGGCCCGCGCCCCGCCACGCCCGCGTCACAGGCACGCCTGAGGGGCGGCCTGCACAGCAAGGCCCGCGACCGGGCCGCCATCAGCCACCACTACGACCTGTCGAACGACTTCTACCGGCTGCTCCTCGACGACACCATGGCGTACTCGTGCGGCTACTGGACCGATGACGAGGCGGACTTCACCGACGCCGACGCCCAGCGGGCGAAGCTGGAACTGATCTGCCGCAAGCTGGATCTCGTCCCCGGCGCCCGGCTGCTCGACATCGGCTGCGGCTGGGGCTCCCTCACGCTGTACGCCGCCGAACAGCACAAGGCACAGGTCACCGCGGTCACCCTGGCTCGCGAACAGGCCGAGTACATCCGGGAACAGGTCCGCGAGCGCGGCCTGGAGCACCAGGTGGACGTGGTGTGCCAGGACTACCGGGACATCACCGGCGGAGCCTACGACGCGGTCGCCACGGTCGAGATGGGCGAGCACGTGGGAGACGCCGAGTACCCGGCGTTCGCCGCCGCCCTGCACCGCCTGGTGCGACCGCGCGGCCGTGTCCTCGTCCAGCAGATGTCACGGGGGACCAACGCCCCGGGCGGGGGCGAGTTCATCGAGGCGTACATCGCTCCCGACATGCACATGAGACCCATGGGACAGACCGTCGGCCTGCTGGAGGACGCCGGCCTCGAAGTGCGGTCCGTGGAGTCGATGCGCGAGCACTACGTCCGTACGATCGAGGGCTGGCACCGCACTCTTGAGGAGCACTGGGACGATTTCGTCCGGCTCGTGGGCGAGGAGACCGCCCGGGTGTGGCGGCTGTACCTGGTCGGCGGCGCCCTCGCTTTCGAGGAAGGGCGCATGGGTGTCGACCAGATCCTCGGCATCCGTCCGGCGCCGGGCGGCGACAGCGGAATGCCGCCCTCGCAGCGCTCCTGGTACACGGCCCTGGACGGACGATGA
- a CDS encoding cyclopropane-fatty-acyl-phospholipid synthase family protein, whose product MRTAEPGSIAGRRMDVDPELWPDVVGRPGASRARTAVTRAVLRRALERLPLRVKFPDGSQLGAGGPLVEIHDAEAFHGRIGTQGLIGFGESYMAGEWDAPDLVAALTVLAGSLAELIPAPLQRLRGLWAPKQPGAQRNTPGGARDNISRHYDLSNELFALFLDETLSYSAALFRGFPATWPLLATAQHRKIDRLLDLAEVGEGTRLLEIGTGWGELALRAAARGAHVTSLTLSREQRDLAIERVREAGHADRVSVELCDYREATGTYDAVVSVEMIEAVGVEFWPVYFRTIDARLAPGGRAALQAITMPHERMLAARHTFTWIQKYIFPGGQVPSVEAVEETVRDHTRLSVTRRDALGAHYAETLRLWRERFTDRADDVDALGFDETFRRMWTFYLSYSEAGFRSGYLDVQHYLFTKENPPR is encoded by the coding sequence ATGAGGACAGCGGAGCCCGGTTCCATCGCCGGACGGCGGATGGACGTGGATCCCGAGCTCTGGCCGGACGTCGTCGGACGGCCGGGTGCCTCGCGCGCCCGGACCGCTGTCACCCGGGCCGTGCTGCGCAGGGCGCTCGAACGTCTGCCGCTGCGCGTGAAGTTCCCCGACGGCAGCCAGCTCGGCGCGGGCGGGCCGCTGGTCGAGATCCACGACGCCGAGGCGTTCCACGGGCGTATCGGAACCCAGGGGCTGATCGGCTTCGGCGAGTCCTACATGGCGGGGGAGTGGGACGCGCCCGACCTGGTCGCCGCCCTCACCGTCCTCGCGGGCAGCCTGGCGGAGCTGATCCCGGCACCCCTCCAGCGGCTGCGCGGACTGTGGGCCCCCAAACAGCCGGGCGCCCAGCGCAACACCCCCGGTGGCGCCCGCGACAACATCAGCCGCCACTACGACCTGTCCAACGAACTGTTCGCCCTCTTCCTCGACGAGACCCTCAGCTACTCGGCGGCCCTGTTCCGGGGCTTCCCCGCCACCTGGCCGCTCCTGGCCACCGCACAGCACCGGAAGATCGACCGCCTGCTGGACCTCGCCGAGGTCGGCGAGGGCACCCGGCTGCTGGAGATCGGCACCGGCTGGGGCGAGCTGGCCCTGCGCGCCGCCGCCCGCGGCGCCCACGTCACCTCCCTCACCCTCTCCCGCGAACAGCGCGACCTCGCGATCGAGCGGGTACGCGAGGCGGGCCACGCCGACCGGGTCTCCGTCGAACTGTGCGACTACCGCGAGGCCACCGGGACGTACGACGCGGTGGTGAGCGTCGAGATGATCGAGGCCGTGGGCGTGGAGTTCTGGCCCGTGTACTTCCGCACCATCGACGCCCGCCTGGCCCCCGGCGGCCGGGCCGCGCTGCAGGCCATCACCATGCCGCACGAACGGATGCTGGCCGCCCGCCACACCTTCACCTGGATCCAGAAGTACATCTTCCCCGGCGGACAGGTGCCCTCCGTCGAGGCGGTGGAAGAGACCGTCCGCGACCACACCCGGCTGAGCGTCACCCGCCGCGACGCCCTCGGCGCGCACTACGCGGAGACCCTCCGCCTGTGGCGCGAACGCTTCACCGACCGAGCGGACGACGTCGACGCGCTCGGCTTCGACGAGACCTTCCGGCGCATGTGGACCTTCTACCTGTCCTACTCGGAAGCCGGGTTCCGCTCCGGCTACCTCGACGTCCAGCACTACCTGTTCACGAAGGAGAACCCGCCTCGATGA
- a CDS encoding cryptochrome/photolyase family protein, translating into MNVSVVLFTSDLRLHDHPPLHAALDGSRTVVPLFVRDRAVDRAGFAAPNRLAFLADCLRDLDAGLRERGGRLVHRSGDLVDEVCKVVTETDADEVHMAAGVSAYAHRREQLLRAALEGDGRRLHVHDEVVTALAPGEVTPVSSDHFAVFTPYFRRWERHHQRQVLGVPRSVRVPEDVGSERLPERAELSGLSAGLAKGGEREGRKRLTAWLRNGIHSYVEGHDDLAGDATSRLSPHLHFGTLSAVELVHRARKAGGPGADAFVRQLAWRDFHHQVLAARPAASTQDYRTRNDLWRSPDSARQEIEDWKEGRTGYPVVDAAMRQLRHEGWMHNRGRLLTASFLAKTLYVDWRVGADHFLGLLVDGDIANNQLNWQWVAGTGTDSRPNRVLNPVVQAKRYDPDGAYVRRWVPELEGLAGAAVHEPWKLKGPERAAYDYPEPVVDLSDALARFRHARGRG; encoded by the coding sequence ATGAACGTCTCGGTCGTCCTGTTCACCTCCGACCTGCGGCTGCACGATCATCCGCCGCTGCACGCGGCGCTCGACGGCTCGCGCACGGTGGTGCCCCTCTTCGTACGCGACCGGGCCGTCGACAGGGCCGGCTTCGCCGCCCCCAACCGGCTGGCGTTCCTCGCCGACTGTCTGCGGGACCTGGACGCGGGTCTGCGCGAACGCGGCGGCCGGCTGGTGCACCGCTCGGGCGACCTCGTCGACGAGGTGTGCAAGGTGGTCACCGAGACGGACGCCGACGAGGTGCACATGGCCGCCGGGGTGTCCGCCTACGCCCACCGGCGGGAGCAGCTGCTCAGAGCCGCCCTGGAGGGCGACGGGCGACGGCTGCACGTCCACGACGAGGTGGTCACCGCGCTGGCTCCGGGCGAGGTCACCCCGGTCTCCTCGGACCACTTCGCCGTCTTCACCCCGTACTTCCGCCGCTGGGAGCGGCATCACCAGCGTCAGGTGCTCGGCGTGCCCCGCTCGGTGCGCGTACCGGAGGACGTCGGTTCGGAGCGGCTCCCGGAGCGCGCGGAGCTTTCCGGCCTGTCCGCGGGGCTCGCCAAGGGCGGCGAGCGGGAGGGCAGGAAACGGCTCACGGCCTGGCTCCGGAACGGGATCCACTCGTACGTGGAGGGCCACGACGATCTGGCCGGGGACGCCACCTCGCGCCTCTCCCCGCACCTCCACTTCGGCACGCTGTCCGCCGTCGAACTCGTCCACCGGGCCCGGAAGGCGGGCGGGCCGGGCGCCGACGCCTTCGTACGGCAGCTCGCGTGGCGGGACTTCCACCACCAGGTGCTGGCCGCGCGGCCGGCCGCCTCCACGCAGGACTACCGCACACGGAACGACCTGTGGCGGTCACCGGACTCGGCCCGGCAGGAGATCGAGGACTGGAAGGAGGGGCGCACCGGTTATCCCGTGGTCGACGCGGCCATGCGGCAGCTGCGGCACGAGGGCTGGATGCACAACCGGGGACGCCTGCTGACGGCGAGCTTCCTCGCCAAGACGCTGTACGTCGACTGGCGGGTGGGCGCCGACCACTTCCTCGGACTCCTCGTCGACGGCGACATCGCCAACAACCAGCTCAACTGGCAGTGGGTGGCGGGGACGGGCACCGACAGCCGGCCCAACCGGGTCCTCAACCCGGTCGTCCAGGCCAAGCGGTACGACCCCGACGGCGCGTACGTACGGCGCTGGGTGCCCGAACTCGAAGGGCTCGCCGGAGCCGCCGTGCACGAGCCGTGGAAACTCAAGGGGCCCGAACGGGCCGCCTACGACTATCCCGAGCCCGTCGTCGACCTCTCCGACGCGCTGGCGCGTTTCAGGCACGCCCGCGGACGCGGCTGA